The Mauremys mutica isolate MM-2020 ecotype Southern chromosome 1, ASM2049712v1, whole genome shotgun sequence genome has a segment encoding these proteins:
- the TSC22D1 gene encoding TSC22 domain family protein 1 isoform X6, which produces MDLVKSHLMYAVREEVEVLKEQIKELIEKNSQLEQENTLLKTLASPEQLAQFQAQLQTGSPPSSQTQGTTQQPAQPASQGSGPSA; this is translated from the exons ATG GATCTGGTGAAGAGCCATTTGATGTATGCTGTGAGGGAGGAAGTGGAGGTCCTCAAAGAGCAAATCAAAGAGCTGATTGAGAAGAactcccagctggagcaggaAAACACTCTGCTGAAAACACTGGCCAGCCCAGAGCAGCTCGCCCAGTTCCAAGCACAGCTGCAGACTGGTTCTCCACCTTCTTCCCAGACACAAGGGACAACACAACAGCCTGCCCAGCCGGCATCACAGGGCTCAGGACCTTCAGCATAG
- the TSC22D1 gene encoding TSC22 domain family protein 1 isoform X5 has protein sequence MLGGLTEQSSSSGASVVAIDNKIEQAMDLVKSHLMYAVREEVEVLKEQIKELIEKNSQLEQENTLLKTLASPEQLAQFQAQLQTGSPPSSQTQGTTQQPAQPASQGSGPSA, from the exons CTCCTCGGGTGCAAGTGTGGTAGCTATTGACAACAAAATCGAGCAAGCGATG GATCTGGTGAAGAGCCATTTGATGTATGCTGTGAGGGAGGAAGTGGAGGTCCTCAAAGAGCAAATCAAAGAGCTGATTGAGAAGAactcccagctggagcaggaAAACACTCTGCTGAAAACACTGGCCAGCCCAGAGCAGCTCGCCCAGTTCCAAGCACAGCTGCAGACTGGTTCTCCACCTTCTTCCCAGACACAAGGGACAACACAACAGCCTGCCCAGCCGGCATCACAGGGCTCAGGACCTTCAGCATAG
- the TSC22D1 gene encoding TSC22 domain family protein 1 isoform X4, with product MRSSNNLTLLPSSSGASVVAIDNKIEQAMDLVKSHLMYAVREEVEVLKEQIKELIEKNSQLEQENTLLKTLASPEQLAQFQAQLQTGSPPSSQTQGTTQQPAQPASQGSGPSA from the exons CTCCTCGGGTGCAAGTGTGGTAGCTATTGACAACAAAATCGAGCAAGCGATG GATCTGGTGAAGAGCCATTTGATGTATGCTGTGAGGGAGGAAGTGGAGGTCCTCAAAGAGCAAATCAAAGAGCTGATTGAGAAGAactcccagctggagcaggaAAACACTCTGCTGAAAACACTGGCCAGCCCAGAGCAGCTCGCCCAGTTCCAAGCACAGCTGCAGACTGGTTCTCCACCTTCTTCCCAGACACAAGGGACAACACAACAGCCTGCCCAGCCGGCATCACAGGGCTCAGGACCTTCAGCATAG